The DNA region GCGACTGAAGCGGGGCCTGGCGGTGGCCGCGACTCTGGCGATCGCCCTCACCGGCGCGGCCATCGCTCCCGCCCTCGCCGCACCGACCACGACCGGCATCTTCGCCGACGACCTGACACCGACGACGGACGTCGACCGCGACCGGGCCGCGGTGGAACTGGGTGTCCGGTTCTCGCCGGACACCTCCGGGACCGTCACGGCCGTGCAGTACTACCAGAGCAGCGGTGCGCGCAACGTCACCACGGCCACACTGTGGACGGAGGGGGGAAGCGTGCTGGCGACCGTCGACTTTCCAGCCACCACCACCCCCGGCTGGCGAACCATCCCGCTGACGAACCCCGTCGGCTTGACCGGTGACCGCACGTACGTGGTGTCATATCAGGCGCCGAACGGCGGGTACCCCTCGATCGAACGCGACCTGAGCTCGGCCAGATCCCAGAACGGCTTCAGCCTGACCGCGAACGCCGGCGTCTACCGCTACGGCGACACCAGCACGGTGCCCACCTCGGCGTGGCAGGGCTCGAACTACCTCGTCGACGTCGTCTACGCACCCGGGGCACCGGCTGCGACGCCCGCCCCCACCGTGACGTCCGAGCCGACCGCGGAACCGAGCGAGGAGCCCACGGCGACGCCGACACCGACCGTGACGCCCCGGCCGACGCCGACGCCGACGGCCACGCCGACGCCTGCGCCGACGCCGACCGCCACCCCGGAACCACCCAGCTCAGGCGGGTTCGTCGCACTCGGTCGCACCTTTCCGAATTCTGACACCACGGGCGTCCCGTCCGGCGTGGCCCTGACGGACTACACCGGTCCGTGCGCCATCCAGACCGCGGGGTACGTCATCGACGGCAAGCAGGTGAACTGCTCGCTGCGGATCCTCGCGAAGGACGTGGTGATCAAGAACTCGAGGATCAACGGGACCGTCTACGCCGACTACACCGCCGGCGCCGGCTCGTTCACGATCACCGACAGCGAGGTGTTCGCAGGCGACTACGTCGGAACGGGGATCGGCGACGCCTTCTTCACCGCTCTGCGGGTCGAGGTGACCGGTGGGACGCGTTCGATCAACTGCTACGCCGACTGCACGGTGCAGGACTCGTACGTCCACGGCCAGCTGCACGACACGACCGGCGTCAACCACGAATCCGGCATCCGCGTCAACACGAACAGCAACCTGATCCACAACACCATCGCGTGCGACGCACCGGACTTCGCCCCGGATGCCGGCTGCTCCGCCGCCATCACGGGCTATCCGGATTTCGATCCGGTGCAGAACAACCGGATCGACAACAACCTGATCATCGCGGGTTCGGGCGGCTACTGCACCTACGGCGGCTCCACGGCGGGCAAGCCCTACTCCGGTCAGACCCGTGACATCCGGTTCACCAACAATGTGTGGCAGCGCGGCACGCAGATGGGTGCGGGCGGCCGCGGGTATGTCTGCGGATACTGGGGACCGATCACGTCCTTCGACATCAACGCGCCGGGCGCGGTCTGGACGAACAACCTGTTCGACGACGGCACGGTGGTCGCCCCGGCGAACTGACCGTTGACGGGTGGTGTCCGCTGCGCCGCGGACACCACCCGTCAGCGCCGGACCCGCTGCCGATCGGATCGAGCAGGCGCGGCTGCCTCTCCGTGGCGCAGCAGCGACCCTTGTTCGAATTCCCGGCGCAGGCGGCGGCGCTCCAGCACCAGGACTCCGGTCAGGATGGCGCCGACGCCCAGCGCCAGGGTCATTGCGAGGGCGCGCGGACGACTGCCTCCGACGTGGGTGATCACGGTCGTCTCCGGGGCAGCCAGCGCGGTGATCCGGTTGACGTCCGCGACGCCTCGCTCGCTCTGCAACGCGGACAATTCGCCCTGCACGCGGTCCAGGAGCTCATCCTGGCGCTCTCGGACCGCTTCGGCCGTGGGCCCGACGATGTCCAGGACGAGTCGCTGCGTGGCGAAATTCGAACTCCACTGGCCGCCCGTGTCCGGGAGGCGCAGCGACCAGCCGTCGCGGACACCGAGGCCCACGAGCGTGACATCCGGTGCCGCGAACTTCGGCACCTCGCCCGGGCCGGTGAGCCGCTTGGCCACGACGCCCGCCATGTCGATGACGTCCTCGGACTGGGTGCGGAGGGCGTTCGGATTCGACGGGCTCGTCGGCGCCAGGAACACGATCTCGGTGCGCGTGGAGTACACGCCTTCGTCGCTCAGAATCGCCAGGCCCGCCGCGGCCGTGCAGACCGCACCCGCCACAACGATGGGCCAGTACCTGAGAACTGCTCGCAAAAGCCCCCAGAAAGTCATAGCTCCCCCCGATTAGACTAACCATGTCCGTGGCCTTCCGGGAATGCTCGTGGGGGGAGGAAGCCCGTGATAGCCGATGTCGTCAAGGCGCTGGCGCGCCGGTGGTACGTCGTGCTGCTCGGGCTGGCCCTGACCGTCGGCCTCGCCGTGAGCGCCTACGCCGTCACCCCCCCGGAGTACAACGCCCGAGCGCTGGTCCTCCTGCTTCCCGGCGCGAACGCGGTCGGTGACGGCGGCAACCCCTTCCTCGCGCTCAGCGGCCTGGAGCAGCCGGCCAGCATCGTCGTGGCCTACTTCGCCAGCGAGTCCGCACACACCGAGGTCCAGGAGCGGTCCGGAACCGCCGAGTACGAGGTCCTGCTGGATGAGTCCGTCCGCGGGCCGGTCATCTCGGTGGACGTGACCGACCGATCGGCGGAGGGGACCCTCTCGACGCTGGAGTTCCTGCTGACCCGCATCCCCGAGGAGCTGGCTCGGCTGCAGGTCGAGGTGCAGGCGCCTGCCTCGTCGGTGATCACCTCGATGGAGCTGGCCCAGGACAGTGAGGCGACGGCGGAGACATCCGCGACGGTTCGCAACGTCATCGCCGCCATCGTCCTGGGCGTGGTCGTGACGGGCTTCGCCGCGTTCGCGCTGGACGGTCTTCTGCTGCGACGCCGGATGCGCCGGACGGCTCCCGCCGCATCCGTTGCCGCCGCCGGCGCCGACGCCGACGCCGAGAGCCCCCCATTCCGTCCCCGCAGAGGCCGCACACGGGGCGGGGCCGACGACGCCTCCCCCGTCGATCGAGGAACCCGAGGGCTCGGTCCCTGGCCCGCGGGAGGTCCGGGCGGGACGGGATAGGTGACCGGACTTCTGCTGCGCCTCCCGCAGACCAGGCCCACGACCGACTCGGTCGGATGGCTGACGCTGTATCTGGTGCTGCTGCTGTTCCTGCCCACCCGGCTGATCGTCGGACCGCTCGGAAGCGCGGGGGCTCCCTCGCTGCTGTTCGGCCTGGGCAGTCTGCTGCTCTGGCTGCTCACCTTCGTCGGCGCCGCCCGCCGGGCGGTCACCGAGCCGCAGCCCATCCGGATCGCCCTCGGCATCCTGCTGTTCTGCGTGGGGGTCACGTACGTGCTCGCCATGACGCGGCCCATCAGCGCGGACGAGGTGAGTCCTGCCGATGTCGGACTGCTCGCCCTGGCGTCGTGGTCGGGCACGCTGCTGCTCACCCACGACGGCATCCACCAGAGAAGCAGGCTCGACACCCTGATCTGGCGGTTCGCGGTGTGCGGCGGGCTTCTGGCGGCGCTCGGCCTGATCCAGATCGCCACGCGCCAGCTGTGGGTCGATCAGCTGTCGGTGCCCGGCCTCGTCAGCGGACCGTCGTACACCCTCGGCGCGCGAGGCGGCTATCCGCGGCCGCCGGGCACGGCCACCCATCCCATCGAGTACGGCGTCATCCTGTCGATGATCCTTCCGATCGCGCTTCACGTCGGCTTCTCGCACACGCATCGCCCGCTGCTCGTGCGGTGGCTCCCCGCTGCTGCGGTCGCCGCGGTCATTCCCCTCACGTCCTCCCGCTCGGCCTACCTCGGGGCGGCCATCGCCCTGCTCGTCTGCCTGATCGGGTGGGCACCGGAACGACGACGACGGGTGGTGGCCGTGACAGCGGCCGGTGTGCTGGCGATGGTGGTGCTCACACCCAACTTCGTCGGCTCGATCGTCGGCCTCTTCAGCGGGGCCGGCGATGACCCCAGCATCACCTCGCGCACCGACGGCTTCGCCTTCGCCGGCGACTTCATCGCCCGCGACCCCTGGTTCGGACGCGGCCTGGGCACACTGCTGCCCAAGTACCGCATCTTCGACAACCAGTACCTCCTTCTTCTTGTGACGATCGGCATCATCGGCACGCTGGCATTCCTCGCGCTGGGGGTCACCGCCGCGGTGACGCTGTTCCGGCTCCGCGCCAGACTGCGGGCGGAATCCTCGCGCGACCTCGCGCTGGCGCTGGCCGCGGCGATCTGCGCCGGGTTCTCATGCCTGTTCATGTTCGACGCCTTCGCGTTCCCGATGACGATGGGCACCCTGTTCCTGATCCTGGGGCTGGCCGGTGCGCTGCGGCGGATAGAGGATGCCGATGCGAGCCTGGGAGCGCTGCTGAGATGACCGACGCGTCCGTGGACGTCGCTGCCGTCGTCGTGACGTACAACAGCGAACGCCACATCGCCGACCTGCTCGACAGCATCCCCGCGGCGATGGGCGATCTGTCCTACTCGGTCGTGGTCGTGGACAACGGGTCCACCGACGGTACGCGGGAGATCCTGCAGACCCGTGCGGACTGCACGGTCGTCCTCTCCCGCAACGACGGGTACGCCGCGGGCATGAACCGGGCGGTGCGCCACTCCCCGGATGCTGCGGCGATCCTGATCCTCAACCCCGACGCCGTGCTGGATGCGGATTCGGTGCCGGTCATGTACGACGTGCTCCGCCGACCGGAAGTCGCCGTCGTGGCGCCGCGGGTTCGCGAGCAGGACGGCAGCCTGTCCCCGACGCTGCGACGCGGTCCCACCATGGGGCGCGTCGGCGGGCTGAGCTTCACCGGCTGGCCGGTCTTCACCGAGCGCATCGAAGATCCCGAGCAGTACCAGACCGAGCACGAGGTGGAGTGGGCGGTGGGCGCGATCCTGCTGGTGGACAGCGGCCGCTACGCGACGCTGGGCGGAATGGACGAGTCGTACTTCCTGTACTCCGAGGAGACCGACTTCAGCCTCCGCGCCAAGGACGCCGGATGGGCGACGGTGTTCACCCCGGCGGCCGGCGCCATGCACGTCGGCGGCGGCTCCGGGGAGAGCGCGACGACGCACACCATGAAGATCCTCAATCGCGTGCGACTGTACCGTCGGCGAACGGGCACGGTCCGCGCGACGGTCTATTTCTGGTTGACCGTCGCGACCGAACTGCGCCGCGCACTGCTGGGTCATGCCAAGTCCTGGCCGACGCTGCGGGCGCTGCTGAAACCCGCCGAGCGGCCGCCGCTGCTCGGGGCGAGTGACGCCCTGCTCCCCAAGTGAACCCATCGAGAGGGGCGGCCACGATGAAGGTCCTGATGATCGCACCGGCCTGCGACGGCGAGGACGTCGGAGAAGCGTGGGTCGCCTTCCAGTGGGCGCAGATGCTGTCCGACGAACACGATCTGACCCTGCTGACGACCTATAAGCGGGGCCACACGCCCTCAGCGGTGCAACTGCCCGACGTTCGGGTGATCGAGTGGCAGGAGCCACCCGGGGTCGGCCGATTCGAGCGACTGAACAGCCTGATGCAGCCCGGCTACGTCCCGTTCTATCTCCGTGCTCGCCGATGGCTCCGCCGGCGGCTGGCCGACGGCGAGCGCTTCGATATCGCCCATCAGGCCGTACCGGTCGCGATGCGCTACCCGTCGCCCGCGGCGGGTTCGGGGATTCCGCTCCTCATCGGGCCGGTGGGCGGCAGCCTGGGCTCGCCCCCGGCATTCGCCGAGGACGAGGGAACGACCCCCTGGTGGCAGCGACTGCGCGCCCTGGACGCGTGGCGCATCCGGCGTGATCCGCTGCTTCGGCGGACGTACGAGTCGGCCGCGTGCGTGATCGGCGTGGCGCCGTATGTCCAGGACTTCCTGAGCGGGCTGACCCTGCGCCGGTTCGAGATCATGAGCGAGACTGCGGTCCACACCGTCCCTCCGCCGGTGGACCGTTCCGCGCACGAAGGGTCGGTCCGGCTCCTCTACGTCGGCCGGATCGTGCGCACCAAGGGTCTGCGCGATGCGATCACGGCCCTCGGCCTGACCCGCGACCTGGATGTGGTCCTGGACGTGCTCGGGGACGGCGACGACCGCGCGGCCTGCGAAGCCCTGGCGGTGCGGCTCGGCGTCAGTGCCAGGGTGAGGTTCCACGGCAAGGTGCCCCGCGAGGCGGTGGATGGGTTTTACGAGCGCGCCGACGTCTTCGTCTTCCCCAGCTACCGCGAACCCGGAGGCAATGTGAGTCTGGAGGCGATGGCCTACGGGCTTCCCCTCGTCGTCTGCCGCCGCGGCGGGCCCGGCGCGAACGTCGACGACGCCTGCGCGTTCCGGCTCGACGCGGACTCCCCCGCGCAGCTGGCCGCCGATGTCGCCGGCGCGATCCGCACGCTGGTCGACGAGCCCGAGCTGCGGCGCCGCATGGGGGACGCGGCGCGCGAACGCGTTGCGCGCACCCACCTGTGGGCGCACCGCCTGGAGCGGATGAACCAGCTCTACGAAGACATCGCCACGCGCGCCGTCGGGTCCGCTACCCCCGGTCCGGCGAGCTGACGACGACCAGGTTCGTCACGAGCGCCACCGAGCTCGGACGCGGTTCCACGCGTCCCGCGAGCACGCCCTCGACCCACTCGGCGCGCACGAAGTCCATGTCGCGGACGGGATCGAGCACCCCCGGATGCTCCCTCCAGTGTGCGACCACCTTCGCCGTCATGATCGATCCGCCCGCAGGGGGGCGGTTGCCGCGCCGCACCCGCTGCAGCGCCTTGCGTGCCGCCTTGCGGCCGGTGCGCACGGCGTCCAGCACCGGCTGCCACCGTGCGGGGTGCGCGTACGCCGATGGCGGCGGCCTGCCGTCCAGGGGCATCGCGCCGAGCTCAGGATCCAGTTCCATCTGCAGCGCGCCGAGGAAGCGCGCGCCCGCCTTGTCCTGGGGGCGTAGCCGCGCCGCGATATCCAGGAAGCCCGGGTCGAGCATGGGGTTGATCACCACGCGCTGATCGGACACGGCCACATCGGTGGCGCCCGCCCACCGTTGCATGCGATGCGCGACATACAGCTCGTCGGCCGCCCGGAACCACTCGTCCCCGCCGGCCCTGAGCGCCTCGTACACGGCCCGGTTCGCGGCCTCCCGCGCCCACGTGCTGAAATCGTCCGTGAGCAGGCCGGGTTCGACCGCTTCGTTCACGAACATCCGCCAGGACGCCAGCTGCTCGGCATCCTTCCTGGTGTAGGTCCGCTCCCGCACCGGCCCGAGGTAGTAGAACCCGCGGGCGATCTCGCCGCCCAGACCCGAGATGCGCACACCCTGGTCGAAGTCGCGCTCGGCGATCCGCTGCGCGGCCAGCGCGACCGGGTCGGCCATGCCGTCGAGGCGGACGGCGTCGGCACGGCACAGCTCCCACGCCTGGTCCGGACTGACCGCGGCCACATCGGCCAGCCCGTGCACGGAGTGGCGGATGCCGTAGCGCGCCGAGATCGCGCGGGCCAGCGCGACATCGCCGGTCCCCGGCACCTCCAGCGTCATGGCTCGCAGCCCGCGCCGCCGACGCTGCGGAATGGCGCTGAGCAGCAGCCGTGAGTCCATGCCGCCGGTGAGCTGGAGCACCGCGTCGGGGTGGTCATCCAGCAGCGCATCGAGGGATCGTCGCAGAAGCGCGGCCGCCTCGTGCACGGCGTCGTCCAGCTCGATCGGGGATGCCGCGGGCGCACGCGACGAGGTGACCACCACCCCATCGGGTCCGAGCCGGGCGATCGCGCCGGCGTCCAGCTTGCGGATGCCCTCGAAGAGCGTGCGCTGGCCCAGCTGCCAGCCGAGCAGGGACTGGACGCCCACAGCGGTCCGATCCAGCGGCGCGGACGCGGCCCCGCCCGCGCGCAGCGCGGAACTGGAGAGCACTCCGGCTCCGGCGCGCCCGGTCTCCGAGTGGAACAGATGCTGGAATCCCAGCGAGTCCGCGACCATCGTCACACCGCTCCGGTCCGCCCCGACCGCGCCGAATGGCGGCAGCAGCCGGCTGAGTGCGTGCGGATCGACCCGCATCAGCTCGGCGACGTCGCCCTCGCTCACGCGTCCCCCGGCCCGTCGCACCACCCGCGAGACGGCCAGCACGGGGTGCGGGTCCGGCGCCGCCCGCAGTCCCCAGTGATCCAGCGCTGCCGGGCCGCAGAGGACCCGGGTCATCCCGGCCGGGGGTGGGGGAAGCGGGCGCCGGGTGGTGGCGATGAACCCGGGCAGGGCGGCGGAGCTCATCGCACGGCCGGCGCCAGCTTCGCCTCGACGAACCGGGTCAGCGAGCCGACGGTGTCGAACAGCTCCGCACCGAACTCGTCATCGTCGATCGTGATGTCGAAGCGCTCCTCGATCGCCGCGACGAGGGCGACGACGCCGAATGAATCCAGCTCGGGAAGAGCGCCGAACAGCGCCGTGTCCGGCGTGAGCTCGCCCGGGTCCTGCGGCAGCTCGAGCGCGTCGACGAGGACGGTGCGGACGGCATCCAGGGTGTCGGTCATGTCGGTCTCCTTCGGTGTCAGACGAGCACTTCGGCGGGGGCGGCGTGCCCCAAGAATGCGGTGGGACTGGCGGTGAGCCCGTAGGCGCCCGCCTGGAAGATCACGATGAGGTCGTCGATCGCCGCCGGCGGCAGCGGGATGTCATCGCCGAGCAGATCCAGCGGCGTGCACAGGCACCCCACGACGGTGACCGCATCGCCGGAATCGGCCTCGACGCGGTTGCCGACCACGACCGGGTA from Microbacterium sp. zg-B185 includes:
- a CDS encoding DUF4082 domain-containing protein, producing the protein MSHKALSPHAPLQLRLKRGLAVAATLAIALTGAAIAPALAAPTTTGIFADDLTPTTDVDRDRAAVELGVRFSPDTSGTVTAVQYYQSSGARNVTTATLWTEGGSVLATVDFPATTTPGWRTIPLTNPVGLTGDRTYVVSYQAPNGGYPSIERDLSSARSQNGFSLTANAGVYRYGDTSTVPTSAWQGSNYLVDVVYAPGAPAATPAPTVTSEPTAEPSEEPTATPTPTVTPRPTPTPTATPTPAPTPTATPEPPSSGGFVALGRTFPNSDTTGVPSGVALTDYTGPCAIQTAGYVIDGKQVNCSLRILAKDVVIKNSRINGTVYADYTAGAGSFTITDSEVFAGDYVGTGIGDAFFTALRVEVTGGTRSINCYADCTVQDSYVHGQLHDTTGVNHESGIRVNTNSNLIHNTIACDAPDFAPDAGCSAAITGYPDFDPVQNNRIDNNLIIAGSGGYCTYGGSTAGKPYSGQTRDIRFTNNVWQRGTQMGAGGRGYVCGYWGPITSFDINAPGAVWTNNLFDDGTVVAPAN
- a CDS encoding O-antigen ligase family protein — protein: MTGLLLRLPQTRPTTDSVGWLTLYLVLLLFLPTRLIVGPLGSAGAPSLLFGLGSLLLWLLTFVGAARRAVTEPQPIRIALGILLFCVGVTYVLAMTRPISADEVSPADVGLLALASWSGTLLLTHDGIHQRSRLDTLIWRFAVCGGLLAALGLIQIATRQLWVDQLSVPGLVSGPSYTLGARGGYPRPPGTATHPIEYGVILSMILPIALHVGFSHTHRPLLVRWLPAAAVAAVIPLTSSRSAYLGAAIALLVCLIGWAPERRRRVVAVTAAGVLAMVVLTPNFVGSIVGLFSGAGDDPSITSRTDGFAFAGDFIARDPWFGRGLGTLLPKYRIFDNQYLLLLVTIGIIGTLAFLALGVTAAVTLFRLRARLRAESSRDLALALAAAICAGFSCLFMFDAFAFPMTMGTLFLILGLAGALRRIEDADASLGALLR
- a CDS encoding glycosyltransferase family 2 protein, with protein sequence MTDASVDVAAVVVTYNSERHIADLLDSIPAAMGDLSYSVVVVDNGSTDGTREILQTRADCTVVLSRNDGYAAGMNRAVRHSPDAAAILILNPDAVLDADSVPVMYDVLRRPEVAVVAPRVREQDGSLSPTLRRGPTMGRVGGLSFTGWPVFTERIEDPEQYQTEHEVEWAVGAILLVDSGRYATLGGMDESYFLYSEETDFSLRAKDAGWATVFTPAAGAMHVGGGSGESATTHTMKILNRVRLYRRRTGTVRATVYFWLTVATELRRALLGHAKSWPTLRALLKPAERPPLLGASDALLPK
- a CDS encoding glycosyltransferase family 4 protein, producing the protein MKVLMIAPACDGEDVGEAWVAFQWAQMLSDEHDLTLLTTYKRGHTPSAVQLPDVRVIEWQEPPGVGRFERLNSLMQPGYVPFYLRARRWLRRRLADGERFDIAHQAVPVAMRYPSPAAGSGIPLLIGPVGGSLGSPPAFAEDEGTTPWWQRLRALDAWRIRRDPLLRRTYESAACVIGVAPYVQDFLSGLTLRRFEIMSETAVHTVPPPVDRSAHEGSVRLLYVGRIVRTKGLRDAITALGLTRDLDVVLDVLGDGDDRAACEALAVRLGVSARVRFHGKVPREAVDGFYERADVFVFPSYREPGGNVSLEAMAYGLPLVVCRRGGPGANVDDACAFRLDADSPAQLAADVAGAIRTLVDEPELRRRMGDAARERVARTHLWAHRLERMNQLYEDIATRAVGSATPGPAS
- a CDS encoding asparagine synthase-related protein, with product MSSAALPGFIATTRRPLPPPPAGMTRVLCGPAALDHWGLRAAPDPHPVLAVSRVVRRAGGRVSEGDVAELMRVDPHALSRLLPPFGAVGADRSGVTMVADSLGFQHLFHSETGRAGAGVLSSSALRAGGAASAPLDRTAVGVQSLLGWQLGQRTLFEGIRKLDAGAIARLGPDGVVVTSSRAPAASPIELDDAVHEAAALLRRSLDALLDDHPDAVLQLTGGMDSRLLLSAIPQRRRRGLRAMTLEVPGTGDVALARAISARYGIRHSVHGLADVAAVSPDQAWELCRADAVRLDGMADPVALAAQRIAERDFDQGVRISGLGGEIARGFYYLGPVRERTYTRKDAEQLASWRMFVNEAVEPGLLTDDFSTWAREAANRAVYEALRAGGDEWFRAADELYVAHRMQRWAGATDVAVSDQRVVINPMLDPGFLDIAARLRPQDKAGARFLGALQMELDPELGAMPLDGRPPPSAYAHPARWQPVLDAVRTGRKAARKALQRVRRGNRPPAGGSIMTAKVVAHWREHPGVLDPVRDMDFVRAEWVEGVLAGRVEPRPSSVALVTNLVVVSSPDRG
- a CDS encoding acyl carrier protein, which gives rise to MTDTLDAVRTVLVDALELPQDPGELTPDTALFGALPELDSFGVVALVAAIEERFDITIDDDEFGAELFDTVGSLTRFVEAKLAPAVR